In a single window of the Drosophila albomicans strain 15112-1751.03 chromosome 3, ASM965048v2, whole genome shotgun sequence genome:
- the LOC117566923 gene encoding DNA polymerase zeta catalytic subunit: MSTIDGIYSLRLVIADFYMEKPIFGLDPCYSELRGKEIKRVPIVRIFGANANGQKSCMHVHGVFPYFYIPYDKRDFETLERGILQIAMHLDKALNISLGQGSSDAQHVFKIQLVKGIPFYGYHRVEHQFLKIYMFNPRFVRRAANLLQSGAILNKNFNPHESHVPYILQFMIDFNLYGMSYLHVPLEVVKFRRSNEDEVLPYANVNPQQLLDLSSARKVSCSTLELDISSNFILNRFQLAAKSNATHTNPGIEAIWHDEQVRRQKLAQSFGADEQKVKAIPILEVPPTQERPNIELAESDVFYRTALESKLSSLEQTLSVDQTLMEQSQVSATHVTLQTSVKEQRRTFNLQKLLVNLVYPEECSQEAQQQLVNASFIQNHLSGSGSGQSFVQLAEQREDSDYLNDTLVDEQLQLLQSQGPMAHDATLREEDLELLDVLQQLEELNENESQIDLDSSLAPLSQQHKNFELTPELLDKQTAAEAAKQPLSEHEDDSSDEETAAGNMHDFSVALDDIDELLLKLTQSQPKSDADKSVKMPQVDGADDQLPRTPKKAKTQRSPPRTPTTPKSRISRQQPRTPKSSAAKKYAPLPLTIVSKSAQKSSTESPVMPIQLSQQLDTVKSNPALTLRKKLAMTELRRKTISAPPEALKESTRAAVTKEQTPLRRSLRNRAQDLDKTHIVCSLTPRQKNPKMSEIFMETKETSASSEEEKKPRRSTRNCSKQEAKEVPSTSKKAVKSKAKAQVETGTELIKGKESGDTQSDHNCLLKVVTSDAPATQRVEAEMEKQSADAEISTNGEKSVTEMESPATSRTEEVILETRSNLDIRKPSVESPVVASEEDETIVSDTESDRLLPKLRKTPNLRRLRRSFRDTLLAKNATPTSTRLASPMAKQNALEIIDSPSRKTAENQTTERETLFSKTPVSRTPLSRTSFRKVLPGDSPTPFETQSSALEVSARTPIPSPTATPTVEPMEVLATPHCSPQSQEDNTPELMRSFYEHSFMINSPSVFSEDLSSPQTNAQQKTVAQPSNNSTKSSFVITPLELPPSYDEVLRGCRKLDYPEYTFQQPFYSNPADVSKMTEVGFLVLRIPGNKLNDLEPFESCVLPSNRGLAAWRRKQLLQIGGPAILQRYKTAGQIREYFSTEKRIVIEPAFSAPSRQDAKLWLKARELHQQRKGHGEREEERNDVDSPIKIKRQKITMMLNEGDGAGADEDGELDCSGISLTPMSVSLTPASSQRHAVSNKMRSRRGTKLQFQASSQDEPQPSSSQSSEQSVASSAALDALERSSFVRQLDSMSGGRNSHELSFGLNQASLDNTFGFKVNLENLQQAKADIECNYLTIMTLEVFVATREDLQPDPMHDEIRCLFYAIEHSLPPATVGETLPSKACGYIIVSDASDLLNEGRHHGLDADIELQVVQSEAQAFEALLALCTRWDADIYAGYEIEMSSWGYVIERAKHLCFNIAPLLSRVPSQKVRDFVDEDREQFTDLDVEMKLCGRILLDVWRLMRSEIALTSYTFENVMYHILHKRCPWHSPRMLSDWFASPCTRWIVLEYYLERVRGTLALLGQLDLLGRTSEMAKLIGIQFYEVLSRGSQFRVESMMLRIAKPKNLVPLSPSVQQRAHMRAPEYLALIMEPESRFYADPLIVLDFQSLYPSMIIGYNYCFSTCLGRVEHLGSSTTFEFGASQLRVSRQLLQQLLERNLVTVSPCGVVFVKREVREGILPRMLSEILDTRQMVKQSMKLHKDSSALQRVLHSRQLGLKLMANVTYGYTAANFSGRMPAVEVGDSVVSKGRETLERAIKLVEMNEKWKVRVVYGDTDSMFVLVPGRNRAEAFRIGEEIAQAVTEMNPHPVKLKLEKVYQPCLLQTKKRYVGYMYETPDQEQPVYEAKGIETVRRDGCPAVAKMLEKVLRLLFETADVSQIKQYVCRQFTKLLSGRANLQDLIFAKEFRGLNGYKPTACVPALELTRKWMQKDPRRVPRRGERVPFCIINGPPGMQLIRLVRHPHEVLAHEGYKINAIYYITKAIIPPLNRCLLLIGADVNEWFSNLPRKLLMTPAMSTAGELMNRGSAKSTISQYFSTTNCIIDCGRQTKAGICSDCARNPSKCVVTLHARLAQLERGYRLTQQICQACCGRLGDLQCGSLDCPVLYVLEVKRRELQQMPHIRQQIEQRF; the protein is encoded by the exons atgtcgACCATCGACGGCATTTACTCGCTGCGTCTCGTCATTGCCGACTTTTACATGGAGAAGCCAATATTCGGATTGGATCCATGTTACTCCGAGTTGCGCGGCAAAGAAATCAAACGa GTGCCCATTGTGCGTATCTTTGGCGCTAATGCCAATGGTCAGAAGAGCTGCATGCATGTCCATGGCGTATTTCCATACTTTTATATACCCTACGATAAGCGAGACTTTGAGACGCTGGAACGCGGCATTCTCCAGATAGCGATGCATCTGGACAAGGCGTTGAATATATCACTGGGTCAGGGCAGCTCCGATGCACAGCATGTGTTCAAAATACAGCTGGTGAAGGGAAT tccCTTTTATGGCTATCATCGTGTGGAGCATCAGTTCTTGAAGATCTACATGTTCAATCCACGCTTTGTGCGTCGTGCTGCGAATCTGCTGCAAAGCGGCGCCATACTCAACAAGAACTTCAATCCCCACGAATCACATGTACCTtatatattgcaatttatgatCGACTTCAATCTGTATGGCATGAGTTATTTGCATGTGCCTCTCGAGGTGGTTAAGTTCCGACGCAGCAATGAGGATGAAG TGTTGCCCTATGCAAATGTAAATCCGCAGCAGCTGTTGGACTTGAGCAGTGCGAGAAAAGTGAGCTGCAGTACCTTGGAACTGGACATTAGCTCGAATTTCATACTCAACCGCTTTCAGTTGGCGGCCAAATCGAATGCCACGCACACGAATCCCGGCATTGAGGCTATTTGGCACGATGAGCAAGTGCGTCGCCAGAAATTAGCACAAAGTTTTGGCGCTGATGAACAAAAAGTCAAAGCG ATACCCATTTTGGAGGTGCCGCCCACACAAGAGCGTCCTAACATTGAGCTAGCGGAAAGCGATGTTTTCTATCGCACCGCCTTGGAGAGCAAGTTGTCGTCCTTGGAGCAAACATTGAGCGTGGATCAAACACTCATGGAACAGAGTCAAGTGAGCGCTACTCATGTGACGCTGCAGACAAGCGTCAAGGAGCAACGTCGCACCTTCAATCTGCAAAAGTTGCTGGTCAACTTGGTGTATCCTGAGGAATGTTCACAGgaggcgcagcagcagctggtaAATGCTTCATTCATACAGAATCATTTGTCGGGAAGCGGAAGTGGTCAGAGTTTTGTGCAGCTGGCGGAGCAAAGAGAAGACTCTGACTATTTGAATGATACGCTGGTGGATGAGCAGCTCCAGTTGCTGCAGTCGCAGGGACCAATGGCGCATGATGCCACCT TACGCGAGGAGGACTTGGAGTTGCTGGatgtgctgcagcagctggaaGAGCTGAATGAGAATGAATCGCAAATCGATTTGGACAGTTCGCTGGCGCCGCTTTCGCAGCAGCACAAAAACT TTGAGCTCACTCCTGAGCTGCTGGACAAGCAGACGGCAGCCGAAGCCGCCAAGCAACCGTTGTCGGAGCACGAAGACGACAGCTCAGATGAAGAGACGGCTGCTGGTAATATGCATGACTTTTCGGTGGCTTTAGATGACATCGATGAGTTGCTGCTGAAGCTAACGCAGAGTCAACCCAAATCCGACGCCGATAAGTCTGTTAAAATGCCACAAGTCGATGGCGCTGATGATCAACTGCCGCGTACGCCCAAGAAGGCCAAAACGCAGCGGAGTCCGCCACGCACGCCCACAACGCCCAAGAGTCGCATCAGCAGGCAACAACCGCGCACTCCCAAGTCCAGTGCGGCCAAGAAGTATGCTCCTTTGCCTCTGACCATAGTCAGCAAATCGGCGCAAA AGAGCTCAACGGAGTCACCTGTTATGCCCATTCAGCTCAGCCAGCAGCTGGACACAGTTAAAAG TAATCCAGCGCTGACGTTGCGCAAAAAGCTGGCCATGACGGAACTACGTCGCAAAACTATATCGGCGCCGCCAGAGGCTCTAAAGGAATCGACACGAGCAGCAGTAACAAAGGAACA AACACCACTTCGTCGCAGTTTGCGAAATCGAGCTCAGGACTTGGATAAAACACACATCGTTTGCTCGCTAACGCCGCGTCAAAAGAATCCTAAAATGTCTGAAATTTTTATGGAGACAAAAGAAACCTCAGCGAGttcagaagaagaaaaaaagccACGCCGAAGTACTCGCAACTGCAGCAAACAGGAAGCAAAGGAAGTTCCATCTACAAGCAAAAAGGCTGTGAAGTCAAAAGCTAAAGCACAAGTAGAGACTGGGACTGAATTGATTAAAGGAAAAGAGTCTGGAGATACACAAAGCGATCACAACTGTTTGCTGAAAGTGGTAACTTCAGATGCACCCGCTACTCAAAGAGTTGAAGCTGAGATGGAAAAGCAATCTGCAGACGCGGAGATATCAACAAATGGCGAAAAGTCTGTAACAGAAATGGAATCGCCAGCCACATCAAGAACAGAAGAAGTTATTTTAGAAACTCGGTCAAATTTGGATATAAGGAAACCATCGGTTGAATCGCCAGTTGTTGCCAGCGAGGAAGATGAAACAATTGTATCCGATACAGAAAGCGATCGTTTACTGCCGAAGCTTAGAAAAACGCCGAATTTGCGACGTTTGCGAAGAAGTTTTCGGGACACATTGTTGGCGAAGAATGCGACGCCGACAAGTACTCGGTTAGCGAGTCCAATGGCAAAGCAGAATGCACTTGAGATTATTGACAGTCCTTCAAGGAAAACTGCAGAGAATCAAACCACAGAAAGAGAAACTTTATTCAGTAAAACACCAGTTAGTAGAACTCCTTTAAGTAGGACTTCTTTTAGAAAGGTGCTGCCGGGTGACAGTCCAACCCCATTCGAAACTCAGTCATCAGCGTTGGAAGTTTCTGCTCGAACACCAATCCCTTCTCCAACGGCCACACCAACTGTTGAACCCATGGAAGTTCTGGCCACACCGCACTGCAGTCCGCAAAGCCAAGAGGACAACACTCCCGAGTTGATGCGTAGTTTCTACGAACACTCGTTCATGATCAATAGTCCCTCTGTTTTCAGCGAGGACTTGAGCAGTCCACAAACCAATGCACAGCAGAAAACAGTTGCTCAGCCAAGCAACAACTCCACCAAATCCTCGTTTGTCATCACACCACTTGAGCTGCCGCCCAGCTACGACGAAGTGCTTCGTGGCTGTCGCAAACTCGATTATCCTGAGTACACCTTTCAGCAGCCCTTCTACAGCAATCCCGCGGATGTGAGCAAAATGACCGAGGTGGGATTTCTGGTGCTGCGCATACCCGGCAACAAGCTCAACGATCTGGAACCGTTTGAGAGCTGTGTGCTGCCCAGCAATCGTGGTCTGGCTGCCTGGCGACGCAAGCAACTTCTACAGATTGGCGGACCTGCAATATTGCAACGCTATAAAACTGCGGGCCAGATACGCGAATATTTTAGCACCGAGAAGCGAATTGTGATTGAGCCAGCGTTTAGTGCGCCGAGCAGACAGGATGCCAAACTCTGGCTGAAGGCACGCGAGCTGCACCAGCAGCGAAAAGGACATGGCGAAAGAGAGGAGGAGCGAAACGATGTGGATAGTCCCATCAAGATCAAAAGACAGAAGATTACCATGATGCTGAATGAGGGCGATGGTGCTGGGGCAGATGAGGATGGCGAACTTGATTGCAGTGGCATCAGTCTAACGCCCATGTCGGTGTCCTTGACACCAGCATCAAGTCAGCGGCACGctgtaagcaacaaaatgCGCTCTCGACGTGGCACAAAACTGCAGTTCCAGGCATCATCTCAGGATGAACCCCAACCAAGCAGCAGTCAATCGAGTGAGCAGAGCGTGGCGAGCAGTGCTGCCTTGGATGCCTTGGAGCGTAGTTCGTTTGTGAGACAGCTGGACAGCATGAGCGGCGGTCGTAACAGCCATGAGCTGAGTTTTGGACTCAATCAGGCGTCGCTGGATAACACGTTTGGTTTCAAGGTTAATCTGGAGAATCTGCAGCAAGCCAAGGCAGACATTGAG TGCAACTATTTGACCATCATGACGCTGGAAGTATTTGTGGCGACGCGCGAGGACTTGCAACCTGATCCGATGCACGACGAGATTCGCTGTTTGTTCTATGCCATCGAGCACAGTTTGCCGCCAGCGACAGTGGGCGAAACGCTGCCCAGCAAAGCCTGTGGCTACATTATCGTTAGCGATGCCTCCGATCTGCTAAACGAGGGTCGTCATCATGGCCTCGATGCGGATATTGAGCTTCAGGTGGTGCAGAGCGAAGCGCAAGCTTTTGAGGCATTGTTGGCGCTATGCACACGCTGGGATGCGGACATTTATGCGGGCTACGAAATCGAGATGAGCTCCTGGGGCTATGTCATCGAGCGTGCCAAGCATTTGTGCTTCAACATTGCGCCGCTGTTGTCGCGTGTGCCCTCCCAGAAAGTGCGCGACTTTGTCGACGAGGATCGCGAACAGTTCACAGATCTCGATGTGGAGATGAAACTCTGCGGTCGTATCTTGCTGGATGTGTGGCGTCTGATGCGCTCCGAGATTGCGCTCACATCGTACACCTTTGAGAATGTCATGTATCACATCCTGCACAAGCGTTGTCCCTGGCACAGTCCCCGTATGCTCAGCGATTGGTTTGCCTCGCCCTGCACTCGATGGATTGTCCTGGAGTATTATCTGGAACGTGTTCGCGGCACTCTGGCGCTGCTTGGGCAACTGGATCTCTTGGGACGCACCAGTGAAATGGCCAAGCTCATTGGCATACAATTCTACGAGGTGTTGTCGCGAGGATCGCAGTTTCGCGTGGAGAGCATGATGTTGCG CATTGCCAAGCCAAAGAACCTGGTGCCGCTGTCGCCGAGCGTGCAACAACGCGCCCACATGCGAGCACCCGAATATCTGGCGCTGATCATGGAACCCGAGTCGCGCTTCTATGCCGATCCGCTGATTGTGCTCGACTTTCAGAGTCTGTACCCCAGTATGATCATCGGCTACAACTACTGCTTCTCCACGTGCCTGGGACGCGTCGAGCATCTGGGCAGCAGCACGACCTTTGAGTTCGGCGCCTCGCAGTTGCGTGTGTCGCGtcagctgttgcagcagctgctggagCGTAATCTGGTGACGGTGTCGCCCTGTGGCGTGGTCTTTGTGAAGCGAGAAGTGCGCGAGGGAATTTTGCCACGCATGCTGAGCGAAATTCTGGACACCAGACAGATGGTCAAGCAATCGATGAAGTTGCATAAGGACAGCTCCGCATTGCAGCGAGTGTTGCACTCTCGACAGCTGGGCTTGAAGCTGATGGCCAATGTCACCTATGGCTATACGGCAGCCAATTTCAGCGGACGCATGCCCGCCGTGGAAGTGGGTGACTCGGTGGTCTCCAAGGGACGGGAGACACTCGAACGTGCCATCAAGCTGGTGGAGATGAATGAGAAGTGGAAGGTGCGTGTCGTCTATGGCGATACGGATTCGATGTTCGTGCTGGTGCCAGGACGCAATCGAGCCGAGGCATTTCGCATTGGCGAAGAGATTGCCCAGGCGGTGACCGAGATGAACCCACATCCCGTCAAGCTCAAGCTCGAGAAGGTTTATCAGCCATGTCTGCTGCAGACCAAGAAGCGCTACGTCGGCTACATGTACGAGACGCCCGATCAAGAGCAACCCGTCTATGAGGCGAAGGGCATTGAGACGGTTCGTCGCGATGGCTGCCCGGCAGTGGCCAAAATGCTGGAGAAGGTTCTGCGACTGCTGTTCGAGACGGCGGATGTCAGCCAGATCAAGCAGTATGTGTGCCGGCAGTTTACCAAACTGCTATCAGGACGCGCAAATTTGCAGGATCTTATATTCGCCAAGGAGTTTCGCGGCCTCAACGGTTACAAGCCAACGGCTTGTGTTCCAGCGCTAGAGTTGACTCG CAAATGGATGCAAAAGGATCCGCGACGTGTGCCACGCCGTGGAGAGCGTGTGCCCTTCTGCATCATCAACGGACCGCCTGGCATGCAGCTCATTCGCCTTGTGCGTCATCCGCACGAGGTGCTGGCCCACGAGGGCTACAAGATCAATGCCATCTACTACATCACCAAGGCGATTATACCGCCGCTGAATCGCTGCCTGCTGCTTATTGGCGCCGATGTGAATGAATG GTTCAGTAATCTGCCACGCAAACTGCTGATGACGCCAGCGATGTCCACAGCCGGAGAGTTGATGAATCGCGGCAGCGCCAAGTCCACCATATCGCAGTATTTCTCGACGACCAACTGCATCATCGATTGTGGCCGCCAGACGAAGGCAGGCATCTGTTCGGATTGTGCACGAAATCCAAGTAAATGTGTGGTCACATTGCATGCTCGGCTGGCACAGCTGGAGCGTGGCTATCGATTGACGCAGCAGATCTGTCAGGCGTGCTGTGGACGACTTGGTGACTTGCAATGCGGTTCGTTAGATTGTCCTGTGCTCTATGTGCTGGAAGTGAAGCGGAGGGAGCTGCAACAAATGCCACATATTCGGCAACAGATCGAGCAacgattttga
- the LOC117569338 gene encoding defensin → MKTIVCLGFVVLFLALAQSQPVLDETQEVQLTDVDTPDTLVDATSELNLRQKRATCDLLSAFNVNHSACAVHCISRRYKGGYCSDKAVCVCRR, encoded by the coding sequence ATGAAGACCATTGTGTGCCTTGGCTTTGTTGTCCTTTTCCTTGCTCTTGCACAATCGCAGCCTGTGCTCGATGAGACCCAAGAGGTGCAGCTTACAGATGTGGATACTCCGGATACATTAGTGGATGCTACCAGCGAGTTGAATCTTCGCCAGAAACGTGCCACATGCGATCTGCTGAGTGCCTTCAATGTGAATCATTCCGCCTGTGCGGTGCACTGCATCTCTCGTCGTTATAAAGGAGGATATTGCAGTGACAAGGCCGTCTGTGTTTGTCGTCGTTAA
- the LOC117569337 gene encoding calcineurin subunit B type 2 has product MGNETSLPMEMCSNFDADEIRRLGKRFRKLDLDNSGALSVDEFMSLPELQQNPLVQRVIDIFDADGNGEVDFKEFIQGVSQFSVKGDKLSKLRFAFRIYDMDNDGYISNGELFQVLKMMVGNNLKDTQLQQIVDKTIGFADKDEDGKISFDEFCSVVGNTDIHKKMVVDV; this is encoded by the exons TCGACGCAGATGAAATACGTCGTCTGGGCAAACGTTTCCGCAAATTGGATCTGGACAATTCAGGGGCGCTGAGCGTGGATGAGTTCATGTCATTGCCGGAGCTGCAACAGAATCCTTTGGTGCAGCGTGTCATTGATATTTTCGATGCTGATGGCAATGGCGAGGTCGATTTCAAGGAATTCATTCAAGGCGTCTCGCAATTCAGTGTCAAGGGCGATAAGTTGTCAAAGCTGCGCTTTGCATTTCGCATCTATGACATGGACAACGATGGCTACATTTCCAATGGCGAACTGTTCCAg GTATTGAAAATGATGGTGGGCAATAATTTGAAAGACACACAACTGCAGCAAATTGTGGACAAGACAATCGGTTTCGCGGACAAGGACGAGGATGGCAAAATCTCCTTCGATGAGTTCTGTTCGGTTGTGGGCAACACGGACATTCATAAGAAGATGGTGGTCGATGTTTAA
- the LOC117566925 gene encoding protein kintoun has translation MSASTRNKHSKHGNTKLDIDKDEFERIRKALDNEEFRKLFFDYVDEIQDPENRKLYEQEIAQLEKERGVDITFIHPKPGFVVKTTIDGEIKCFINIASSVEVARPNNERMVNPDTGERGLSWSIPMAQGPPHDDVDAKQKLCKVYDVVFHPDALHLGKRNAQFRQCLLDTALDGVEREYNVKLDRANLKFPKLDYKGIARPTVIRKLAKNASEEDREPHPLEHMYPKKPDTENPLPKVLPMKTKITAAPKFTVPKYSIKQSHAVDLSEYTDELDAKLQATVPSSLVVEIELPLLSSTADCQLDVTEKSVYLLSERHGAKYRLKLDLPYKVDDKAGNARFDTELRRLCITLPVVRCTARQQRQMHDSVRLLSREDSGVELSSHSEHSESPAEEEETEVEGEGAAETSDAIVEQSPATNAFPPTAEVSPRSFLQHHLHYQLPAKFDCNVLDNVMAFVLHVPNVQPDSIQTLQLPRSLHLQFASMGSGYYPTHYALFVQLSEEVDSQLLIDHVEADASDENVVLRLYMSAGCETMPSYLAGSDSNDLKEYALGHHKDSDDEEQLVECKQSLQVSMDHNELEQAVEVTIAPPDSIDGKDKGAGGEPHPQAEVEEEHEQLHQHKKPNKKQRKRNKRSLSESACEDLKAEEQRHAQQQKQQPERQQMKHSTPEQVATQPMATLKLPQRKQRSFSECNDSSGGSSVHHRGILKRFSRYGPRPSMSDSCSSIDDYSSSYSCSVDAAGAGFSQSFGGIPEERVGGDDAGLSESCKKTVRFNDHIMKQVFRLDSSILGQRKKNQKRRDCKLRAQQRRLSEGDSADYEDSVVTGQQQQQSVHKTAGSAQYFKQQNHRHGKDNKKHAFHDSGLDLTGGVSSTKCNKNYNEEENKRNDADAKNAMMFEMDEDDDDDEM, from the exons ATGTCCGCTTCCACACGTAATAAACACTCCAAGCATGGCAATACGAAGCTCGACATAGACAAGGACGAGTTCGAGCGCATTCGCAAAGCTCTCGACAACGAAGAGTTCCGTAAATTGTTCTTCGATTACGTCGACGAAATACAAGATCCGGAGAATCGCAAGCTCTACGAACAGGAGATTGCACAGCTAGAGAAGGAGCGTGGCGTTGACATCACGTTCATACACCCAAAGCCGGGCTTTGTCGTTAAAACGACCATCGATGGCGAAATCAAGTGTTTCATCAACATTGCCTCGTCAGTGGAGGTGGCCAGACCCAACAACGAGAGGATGGTTAACCCGGACACCGGGGAACGTGGTCTCAGCTGGTCCATTCCCATGGCACAAGGGCCGCCGCATGACGATGTGGATGCCAAGCAGAAGTTGTGCAAAGTCTACGATGTGGTCTTTCATCCGGATGCACTGCATCTGGGCAAACGCAATGCACAGTTTCGCCAATGCCTGTTGGACACCGCCCTGGATGGCGTGGAGCGTGAGTATAATGTGAAACTGGATCGGGCGAATCTCAAGTTCCCCAAGCTCGACTACAAGGGCATTGCACGCCCCACTGTGATACGCAAGCTGGCCAAGAATGCCAGCGAAGAGGATCGCGAACCGCATCCCCTGGAGCATATGTACCCCAAGAAGCCAGACACTGAGAATCCATTGCCCAAAGTGCTGCCCATGAAGACCAAGATCACCGCAGCACCCAAATTCACGGTGCCCAAGTACAGCATCAAGCAAAGCCACGCTGTGGATCTCTCCGAGTACACGGACGAACTGGACGCCAAGCTGCAGGCCACTGTGCCCAGTTCCCTAGTTGTCGAGATCGAACTGCCGCTGCTCAGCTCCACGGCAGACTGTCAGCTGGATGTGACAGAGAAGTCTGTCTACTTGCTGAGCGAGCGTCATGGTGCCAAGTATCGCCTAAAGCTGGATCTGCCCTACAAGGTTGATGACAAGGCTGGCAATGCACGCTTCGACACCGAGCTGCGGCGTCTGTGCATCACGTTGCCTGTGGTGCGTTGCACCGCTCGGCAACAGCGCCAAATGCATGACTCTGTGCGTCTGCTGAGTCGTGAGGACAGTGGCGTGGAGCTGAGCTCCCACAGCGAGCACAGCGAATCGCCCgccgaggaggaggagacagAAGTCGAAGGCGAAGGCGCAGCTGAGACCAGCGATGCCATCGTGGAACAATCCCCAGCTACCAATGCAT TCCCACCCACTGCCGAAGTGTCGCCCCGCTCGTTCCTACAACACCATCTGCATTACCAGCTGCCCGCCAAGTTCGATTGCAATGTCCTGGACAATGTGATGGCCTTTGTGCTGCACGTGCCGAACGTGCAACCAGATTCCATACAGACGCTGCAGCTGCCACGCAGTCTGCATCTGCAGTTTGCATCCATGGGCAGCGGCTATTATCCCACACACTACGCTCTGTTCGTGCAGCTCAGCGAGGAGGTTGATTCCCAACTGCTCATCGATCATGTCGAGGCCGATGCCTCTGATGAGAATGTGGTGTTGAGGCTGTATATGAGCGCTGGTTGCGAGACTATGCCAAGCTATCTGGCTGGATCCGATAGCAATGATCTCAAAGAGTATGCATTGGGGCATCACAAGGACAGCGACGACGAGGAGCAGCTGGTGGAATGCAAGCAGTCGCTGCAGGTGAGCATGGATCACAATGAGCTGGAGCAGGCTGTGGAGGTGACCATTGCACCGCCCGACAGCATTGACGGTAAGGATAAGGGTGCTGGTGGTGAGCCACATCCCCAAGCGGAGGTGGAAGAGGAGCACGAGCAGCTGCATCAGCACAAGAAGCCTAACAAGAAGCAGCGCAAGCGCAACAAGCGTTCGCTGTCCGAGTCTGCTTGCGAGGATCTCAAGGCTGAGGAGCAACGCCACGcccagcagcagaagcagcaaccgGAGCGGCAGCAAATGAAGCACTCGACTCCAGAGCAAGTGGCAACGCAGCCGATGGCAACGTTGAAGCTGCCGCAGCGTAAGCAACGCAGCTTCTCCGAGTGCAACGACAGCAGCGGAGGCAGCAGTGTGCATCATCGCGGCATCCTCAAGCGTTTCAGCCGCTATGGACCACGCCCCTCCATGTCGGACAGCTGCTCGTCCATTGATGACTACTCATCATCGTATTCGTGCTCGGTGGACGCAGCTGGCGCTGGTTTCTCTCAATCATTTGGCGGCATACCCGAGGAACGTGTCGGGGGAGATGACGCAGGTCTCTCGGAGAGCTGCAAGAAGACTGTTAGATTTAATGATCACATCATGAAGCAAGTGTTTAG ACTCGATTCGAGCATTCTGGGGCAACGGAAGAAGAATCAAAAGCGTCGCGATTGCAAATTGCGGGCACAGCAGCGTCGCCTCAGCGAAGGCGATTCAGCGGATTACGAAGACAGCGTCGTCactggccagcagcagcagcaatccgTTCACAAG aCTGCTGGCAGCGCACAGTATTTCAAACAGCAGAATCATCGTCATGGCAAGGATAACAAGAAGCATGCCTTCCATGACAGTGGCCTCGACTTGACTGGTGGAGTTTCCTCAACTAAGTGCAACAAGAATTACAACGAAGAGGAGAACAAACGGAACGATGCAGACGCTAAGAACGCAATGATGTTTGAAATGGACgaagacgatgatgatgatgagatgTAA